A part of Biomphalaria glabrata chromosome 3, xgBioGlab47.1, whole genome shotgun sequence genomic DNA contains:
- the LOC106066196 gene encoding egl nine homolog 1-like: MNVCQLCGALENLSLCGGCRGTWYCCKDHQRQDWKDHKSECKKNKQGTAPPQRPQDVTSSDNSMQKESTENTAPVYDVQQVNNEPASPTKVLVDDSSIQSLSTPASLQNIAGESRDSIVDTFGDSINAVTKSGSPTSLEAGESKDEVKHEHDSSQVLSKSNQCVKQKSKSFKKGYVREEANLPTISEDGPPPERYYLNYTTHKISLPPNTQTSSPANLQESAMGQGDKSLTALQTREQYLSILRSRFKVLAQYVVDCLTKYGICVIDKFLGEVTGHEILKEVLQLSSAGVMRQGQLVHGPSSSSNKYIRGDMITWVDGTEPRSENIHFLISCMDAVMLQCADKLEMYRINERTKAMVACYPGRKTRYVRHVDNPNGDGRCITCIYYLNENWDVRQHGGLLRIYPEGSDRVASIEPKFDRLLFFWSDRRNPHEVEQSFRERYAITVWYYDAEERAQALKRFKGSTDSSMKPHAVPLIKEGQDLQ; encoded by the exons ATGAATGTATGCCAGTTGTGTGGAGCACTTGAAAATCTCTCACTTTGTGGGGGTTGCAGGGGTACATGGTACTGCTGTAAAGATCATCAGCGGCAGGATTGGAAAGATCACAAAAGCGAatgtaagaaaaataaacagGGTACCGCCCCTCCACAGCGTCCGCAAGACGTTACTTCCAGCGACAATTCGATGCAGAAAGAATCGACCGAAAATACCGCCCCCGTTTACGATGTCCAGCAAGTAAACAACGAACCTGCCTCACCCACTAAGGTATTAGTGGACGATTCCAGTATACAATCTCTATCAACCCCTGCTTCATTACAAAACATAGCAGGTGAGAGTCGAGACAGTATTGTGGACACATTCGGCGACAGTATAAACGCAGTTACAAAGTCAGGGTCGCCGACTTCGTTAGAAGCTGGCGAAAGCAAGGATGAAGTTAAGCATGAGCATGACAGTTCTCAGGTGTTAAGCAAAAGTAATCAGTGCGTAAAGCAGAAGTCAAAAAGTTTTAAGAAAGGGTACGTTCGCGAAGAGGCTAATTTACCTACTATTTCTGAGGATGGTCCTCCACCTGAAAGATACTATCTGAACTACACCACTCATAAAATCAGTCTTCCACCAAATACACAGACCTCGTCTCCTGCAAATCTTCAGGAATCAGCCATGGGGCAAGGAGACAAAAGTCTTACTGCTCTTCAGACCAGGGAGCAGTACCTGTCAATTTTGCGCTCCCGTTTCAAGGTGCTTGCCCAATATGTTGTGGACTGTTTGACAAAATACGGAATATGTGTGATTGACAAATTCCTCGGCGAGGTGACAGGGCATGAAATCTTGAAAGAGGTTCTGCAGCTGAGTTCCGCAGGAGTAATGCGGCAAGGACAGCTGGTTCATGGGCCGTCATCTTCCAGTAATAAGTACATTCGCGGTGACATGATCACCTGGGTAGATGGCACAGAACCACGCTCTGAAAACATTCATTTCCTTATTTCTTGTATGGATGCTGTTATGTTGCAATGTGCAGACAAACTTGAAATGTACAGAATCAATGAGAGAACCAAG gCAATGGTAGCTTGCTACCCTGGAAGAAAAACCAGATATGTCCGACATGTTGACAATCCAAATGGAGATGGGAGATGTATCACTTGTATTTACTACCTCAATGAAAACTGGGATGTGCGG CAACACGGTGGCCTGTTGAGAATATATCCTGAAGGCTCTGATCGAGTTGCCAGCATTGAACCCAAATTTGATAGGTTGTTATTTTTCTGGTCTGACAGAAGGAACCCACATGAGGTTGAACAATCTTTTAGAGAAAG ATATGCAATCACTGTGTGGTACTATGATGCTGAAGAAAGAGCTCAGGCATTGAAGCGATTTAAAG GCTCTACAGATAGTAGTATGAAGCCTCACGCTGTTCCTTTAATCAAAGAAGGTCAAGATTTGCAGTGA